A window of Pedobacter lusitanus contains these coding sequences:
- a CDS encoding PH domain-containing protein — protein sequence MILIDRFLSDEQDPKAVEKVLGKLNDMLTSNEELIYLAVQKRPAVNLLPDCIAVSNKRIFYCEPANFGITMNFKDISWKSIKEISFKEEIFGSKFICVPQHGENIITEYIPKVQARKLYQAAYEQLEAYKEQVRQTEMEDKRAQQPAPAALFTPAETPVPENIPAEEPVEVYVPPVPVEEPEDETTLKLRKLKTLYDKQLITQAEYEAKKADILDTF from the coding sequence ATGATTTTAATCGATAGATTTTTAAGTGATGAACAAGATCCTAAAGCTGTTGAAAAGGTTTTAGGCAAGTTAAATGATATGCTAACCAGCAATGAGGAACTGATCTACCTTGCGGTACAAAAAAGACCTGCGGTAAATCTTCTTCCTGATTGTATAGCAGTCAGCAATAAACGCATCTTTTACTGTGAACCGGCAAACTTCGGCATCACAATGAACTTCAAGGATATCTCCTGGAAAAGTATTAAAGAGATCTCATTTAAAGAGGAGATATTCGGTTCTAAATTCATCTGCGTACCGCAGCATGGTGAGAATATCATCACGGAGTATATTCCTAAAGTACAGGCCCGCAAACTCTATCAGGCTGCCTACGAACAACTGGAAGCTTATAAAGAACAGGTCAGACAAACCGAAATGGAAGATAAAAGAGCTCAGCAACCTGCTCCCGCAGCGCTGTTCACCCCCGCCGAGACTCCTGTCCCGGAAAACATTCCTGCAGAAGAACCGGTTGAAGTTTATGTACCACCGGTACCTGTAGAGGAACCTGAGGATGAAACTACACTGAAATTAAGGAAGCTGAAAACTTTATACGACAAACAATTAATTACGCAAGCCGAATACGAGGCTAAAAAAGCCG